In Scleropages formosus chromosome 10, fSclFor1.1, whole genome shotgun sequence, a single genomic region encodes these proteins:
- the fosb gene encoding protein FosB isoform X2, translating to MQLFWRGTENISPELTKERRGDIALFPGTASVSASFCSPGEMFQGFPGDLDSGSRGSSSPSIESQYLSSVDSFGSPPTTTSAQECVSAAGGAGASSTSCGGGVGVEMPGSFVPTVTAITTSQDLQWMVQPTLISSVAPGQSSSTTMPQPAPLDPYDLPGPSYSSGPAFPATSTETSGPIRPSRTRSRRTRDETLTPEEEEKRRVRRERNKLAAAKCRNRRRELTDRLQSETDILEEEKAELEAEISELQKEKERLEFVLVAHQPGCKIPYHEEQVPSQLQQPTQPQQPAVSIVGLTVKEDAFYLPPAYTPHPSAQPPQPVQPVQPAQPQPGMMQEREPVGSAQTSGTAAVISPLIP from the exons ATGCAACTATTTTGGAGGGGAACAGAGAACATCTCGCCGGAGCTTACTAAAGAAAGAAGAG GTGACATCGCGCTGTTTCCGGGAACTGCAAGTGTCTCGGCGTCTTTCTGCTCCCCCGGGGAGATGTTCCAAGGGTTCCCCGGCGACCTCGATTCCGGCTCTCGTGGTAGTTCTTCTCCCTCCATCGAGTCCCAGTACTTGTCCTCCGTGGACTCCTTCGGGAGCCCACCGACCACCACCAGTGCACAA GAGTGCGTGTCTGCTGCAGGCGGGGCAGGGGCCAGTAGCACGAGCTGTGGGGGTGGAGTTGGAGTGGAGATGCCCGGTTCCTTCGTGCCCACAGTGACGGCCATCACCACAAGTCAGGATCTGCAGTGGATGGTGCAGCCTACCCTAATCTCATCGGTGGCGCCAGgccagagcagcagcaccaccatgcctcaGCCGGCTCCGCTTGACCCATACGACCTGCCAGGCCCCAGCTATTCCTCAGGCCCGGCATTCCCAGCGACCAGTACCGAAACTTCCGGGCCTATCCGCCCATCTCGAACCCGCAGCCGGCGGACACGTGATGAGACC CTGACCccagaggaagaagagaagaggcGCGTTCGGCGTGAGCGAAACAAGCTGGCTGCTGCCAAATGTCGAAACAGACGCCGTGAGCTCACCGACAGGCTACAGTCG GAGACAGACatcctggaggaggagaaggcagAGCTCGAGGCGGAGATCTCGGAGctgcagaaggagaaggaaCGTCTCGAATTTGTTCTGGTTGCCCACCAGCCAGGCTGCAAAATCCCCTACCATGAGGAGCAGGTGCCCTCACAGCTGCAACAGCCCACGCAGCCTCAACAGCCGGCTGTGTCCATCGTGGGCCTGACTGTGAAGGAGGACGCTTTCTACCTGCCTCCTGcctacaccccccacccctccgcgCAGCCACCGCAGCCAGTGCAACCAGTGCAGCCAGCGCAGCCACAGCCGGGGATGATGCAGGAG AGGGAGCCTGTGGGGTCAGCGCAAACCAGCggaacagcagcagtgatcaGTCCTCTGATTCCCTGA
- the fosb gene encoding protein FosB isoform X1 codes for MQLFWRGTENISPELTKERRGDIALFPGTASVSASFCSPGEMFQGFPGDLDSGSRGSSSPSIESQYLSSVDSFGSPPTTTSAQECVSAAGGAGASSTSCGGGVGVEMPGSFVPTVTAITTSQDLQWMVQPTLISSVAPGQSSSTTMPQPAPLDPYDLPGPSYSSGPAFPATSTETSGPIRPSRTRSRRTRDETLTPEEEEKRRVRRERNKLAAAKCRNRRRELTDRLQSETDILEEEKAELEAEISELQKEKERLEFVLVAHQPGCKIPYHEEQVPSQLQQPTQPQQPAVSIVGLTVKEDAFYLPPAYTPHPSAQPPQPVQPVQPAQPQPGMMQEVAFSSSFYAQNEQVLGGLCLVADGSSHDIGSCNPSYTSSFVFTYPEGACGVSANQRNSSSDQSSDSLNSPSLLAL; via the exons ATGCAACTATTTTGGAGGGGAACAGAGAACATCTCGCCGGAGCTTACTAAAGAAAGAAGAG GTGACATCGCGCTGTTTCCGGGAACTGCAAGTGTCTCGGCGTCTTTCTGCTCCCCCGGGGAGATGTTCCAAGGGTTCCCCGGCGACCTCGATTCCGGCTCTCGTGGTAGTTCTTCTCCCTCCATCGAGTCCCAGTACTTGTCCTCCGTGGACTCCTTCGGGAGCCCACCGACCACCACCAGTGCACAA GAGTGCGTGTCTGCTGCAGGCGGGGCAGGGGCCAGTAGCACGAGCTGTGGGGGTGGAGTTGGAGTGGAGATGCCCGGTTCCTTCGTGCCCACAGTGACGGCCATCACCACAAGTCAGGATCTGCAGTGGATGGTGCAGCCTACCCTAATCTCATCGGTGGCGCCAGgccagagcagcagcaccaccatgcctcaGCCGGCTCCGCTTGACCCATACGACCTGCCAGGCCCCAGCTATTCCTCAGGCCCGGCATTCCCAGCGACCAGTACCGAAACTTCCGGGCCTATCCGCCCATCTCGAACCCGCAGCCGGCGGACACGTGATGAGACC CTGACCccagaggaagaagagaagaggcGCGTTCGGCGTGAGCGAAACAAGCTGGCTGCTGCCAAATGTCGAAACAGACGCCGTGAGCTCACCGACAGGCTACAGTCG GAGACAGACatcctggaggaggagaaggcagAGCTCGAGGCGGAGATCTCGGAGctgcagaaggagaaggaaCGTCTCGAATTTGTTCTGGTTGCCCACCAGCCAGGCTGCAAAATCCCCTACCATGAGGAGCAGGTGCCCTCACAGCTGCAACAGCCCACGCAGCCTCAACAGCCGGCTGTGTCCATCGTGGGCCTGACTGTGAAGGAGGACGCTTTCTACCTGCCTCCTGcctacaccccccacccctccgcgCAGCCACCGCAGCCAGTGCAACCAGTGCAGCCAGCGCAGCCACAGCCGGGGATGATGCAGGAGGTAGCCTTTTCTAGTTCTTTCTATGCGCAGAATGAGCAGGTGCTGGGCGGCCTGTGCCTGGTGGCCGATGGTAGTAGTCATGACATCGGCAGCTGCAACCCCTCATACACATCTTCATTTGTGTTCACCTACCCAGAGGGAGCCTGTGGGGTCAGCGCAAACCAGCggaacagcagcagtgatcaGTCCTCTGATTCCCTGAACTCTCCCTCCCTGCTTGCGCTTTAA